A DNA window from Phragmites australis chromosome 11, lpPhrAust1.1, whole genome shotgun sequence contains the following coding sequences:
- the LOC133884748 gene encoding flap endonuclease 1, with translation MGIKGLTKLLADNAPKGMKEQKFESYFGRKIAVDASMSIYQFLIVVGRTGMETLTNEAGEVTSHLQGMFNRTIRLLEAGIKPVYVFDGKPPELKKQELAKRYSKREDATKDLTEAVEEGDKDAIEKFSKRTVKVTRQHNDDCKRLLRLMGVPVVEAPCEAEAECAALCMNDKVYAVASEDMDSLTFGAPRFLRHLMDPSSKKIPVMEFEVAKVLEELELTMDQFIDLCILCGCDYCDSIKGIGGQTALKLIRQHGSIESILENINKDRYQIPEEWPYQEARRLFKEPNVTLDIPELKWTAPDEEGLINFLVKENGFNEDRVTKAIEKIKSAKNKSSQGRLESFFKPAISTSAPLKRKETSEKTTKAAANKKTKAGGKKK, from the exons ATGGGCATCAAG GGTTTGACGAAGCTGCTGGCGGACAACGCGCCCAAGGGGATGAAGGAGCAGAAGTTCGAGAGCTACTTCGGCCGCAAAATCGCCGTCGACGCCAGCATGAGCATCTACCAGTTCCTC ATTGTAGTTGGAAGGACGGGGATGGAAACCCTCACAAACGAGGCTGGTGAAGTCACCAG TCATTTGCAAGGTATGTTCAACCGGACAATAAGGTTGCTGGAGGCAGGAATCAAGCCAGT TTATGTTTTCGATGGCAAGCCTCCTGAGCTGAAGAAACAAGAGCTTGCTAAAAG ATACTCAAAGAGAGAGGATGCAACCAAAGATCTGACTGAGGCAGTAGAG GAAGGAGATAAGGATGCAATCGAAAAATTCAGCAAGAGGACAGTAAAG GTCACAAGACAGCACAACGATGATTGTAAACGACTATTGAGACTTATGGGAGTTCCTGTTGTAGAG GCACCTTgtgaagcagaagcagaatGTGCAGCCCTTTGCATGAATGATAAG GTGTACGCTGTTGCTTCAGAGGATATGGACTCTCTTACTTTTGGGGCTCCACGGTTCCTTCGTCATTTGATGGATCCAAGTTCCAAGAAAATACCTGTGATGGAATTTGAAGTTGCCAAA GTTTTGGAAGAGCTTGAACTCACCATGGACCAATTCATTGATTTATGCATCCTCTGTGGATGTGACTATTGTGATAGCATCAAAG GTATTGGGGGTCAAACAGCTCTGAAGCTTATCCGTCAACACGGTTCCATAGAAAGCATTTtggaaaatataaataaagacAG ATATCAAATTCCTGAGGAGTGGCCTTACCAAGAAGCTCGACGCTTGTTCAAGGAACCTAATGTTACATTGGATATTCCTGAGCTGAAATGGACTGCACCTGATGAGGAG GGTCTCATAAATTTCCTGGTAAAAGAAAACGGTTTCAATGAAGATCGGGTGACAAAG GCCATAGAGAAGATAAAATCTGCCAAGAATAAATCATCCCAAGGAAG ACTTGAGTCCTTTTTCAAGCCAGCTATCAGCACGTCAGCACCGCTGAAACGGAAG GAAACTTCAGAGAAAACAACTAAGGCAGCTGCGAACAAGAAAACGAAGGCCGGTGGAAAGAAGAAATAA
- the LOC133884749 gene encoding uncharacterized protein At4g29660 → MSSRFWRWYADRQFHKWEKTVLWDMVEPYRPPRSFAPLVGTYVAAFYTGVVAAAVTEQLYKEKYWEDHPGEAVPIMPPKFYWGPWRVMNGEVPRLVQPPDEAKAA, encoded by the exons ATGTCGAGCCGGTTCTGGAGGTGGTACGCGGACCGGCAGTTCCACAAGTGGGAGAAGACGGTGTTGTGGGACATGGTGGAGCCCTACCGCCCGCCGCGCTCCTTCGCGCCGCTCGTCGGCACCTACGTCGCCGCCTTCTACACCGgggtcgtcgccgccgccgtcactgAGCAGCTCTACAAG GAGAAGTACTGGGAGGATCACCCCGGCGAGGCCGTGCCCATCATGCCGCCCAAGTTCTACTGGGGCCCGTGGAGGGTGATGAACGGAGAAGTTCCCCGCCTTGTCCAGCCACCTGATGAGGCCAAGGCGGCGTAG
- the LOC133884750 gene encoding chaperonin CPN60-like 2, mitochondrial — protein MYRAAAAAISRSSSALRKQLAWGGGGEERLWARGYASKEVTFGVGARAAMLQGVNDLADAVKVTMGPKGRTVIIEGSGKGPKVTKDGVTVAKSVEFEGSAKNVGANLVKQVAEATNKAAGDGTTCATVLTQAILTEGCKAVAAGVNVMDLRNGINKAIHAITAHLKSKAWKINSTEEINQVATISANGEKEIGDLISKAMEKVGKDGVITIVDGKTLDNELEAVQGMKLSRGYISPYFVTDQKTQKCEMEDPLILIHDKKISNMNSLLPVLEISIKNRRPLLIVAEDVEGEALAMLVLNKHRAGLKVCAVKAPGFGDNRRVNLDDMAVLTGGEVLSEEQGLDLGKVQLQMLGTAKKVTVSLDDTIILDGGGDKQQIEERCQQLRESIDKSTAMFDKEKAQERLSKLSGGVAVLKIGGASEVEVGEKKDRVTDALNAARAAVEEGIVPGGGVALLYATKELDKISAANEDEKIGIQIIKNALKAPLKTIAANAGVDGAMVTGKLIEQEDLSLGYDATRGEYVDMIKAGIIDPVKVIRTALQDAASVSLLMTTTEAAIAELPATKARIASRMPQMSGMDF, from the exons ATGtaccgggcggcggcggcggccatttCGAGGTCCTCCTCGGCGCTGCGGAAGCAGCTCGCGTGGGGTGGCGGCGGGGAGGAGCGGCTGTGGGCTCGGGGGTATGCGTCGAAGGAGGTGACCTTCGGCGTCGGCGCCCGCGCCGCCATGCTGCAGGGCGTCAACGATCTCGCCGACGCCGTCAAGGTCACCATGGGCCCCAAG GGGCGCACTGTGATTATCGAGGGGTCCGGTAAAGGTCCCAAGGTCACGAAGGATGGGGTCACTGTCGCGAAAAGCGTGGAGTTCGAGGGTAGTGCTAAGAATGTTGGGGCGAACCTGGTTAAGCAGGTTGCTGAAGCTACGAATAAGGCTGCAGGGGATG GTACCACTTGTGCAACTGTACTTACACAAGCAATTCTCACGGAAGGATGCAAGGCCGTGGCAGCAGGGGTCAATGTTATGGACTTGCGCAATGGTATAAACAAGGCCATACATGCTATCACTGCCCACCTCAAAAGTAAAGCGTGGAAGATAAATTCCACAGAAGAAATTAACCAG GTAGCAACCATTTCAGCTAATGGTGAAAAGGAAATTGGAGATTTGATATCAAAAGCTATGGAAAAAGTTGGAAAGGATGGAGTCATTACTATTGTT GATGGCAAAACACTGGACAATGAGCTTGAAGCAGTACAGGGAATGAAGCTGTCTAGAGGCTACATATCTCCTTACTTTGTGACTGATCAGAAgactcagaagtgt GAGATGGAGGATCCTCTGATTCTTATCCATGACAAGAAAATCTCAAACATGAATTCACTCCTTCCAGTACTAGAAATTTCCATCAAG AATCGCAGGCCTCTTCTCATTGTTGCTGAGGATGTAGAAGGAGAAGCTCTTGCGATGCTTGTACTGAACAAGCATCGCGCTGGACTCAAG GTATGTGCTGTCAAAGCTCCTGGATTTGGTGATAACAGAAGGGTCAATCTGGATGATATGGCTGTGTTGACTGGAGGAGAG GTACTCAGCGAGGAACAAGGTCTTGATCTTGGCAAAGTCCAACTACAGATGCTTGGCACTGCTAAAAAG GTTACCGTATCTCTTGATGATACTATCATCCTAGATGGTGGAGGTGACAAACAGCAGATAGAGGAGAGGTGTCAACAG CTTAGAGAATCAATTGACAAAAGCACTGCTATGTTCGACAAAGAAAAGGCTCAAGAGCGTTTATCAAAGTTATCTGGAGGTGTTGCTGTCCTCAAG ATTGGTGGAGCTAGCGAAGTTGAAGTTGGTGAGAAAAAAGATAGGGTAACAGATGCTCTAAATGCTGCAAGGGCTGCTGTGGAGGAGGGTATTGTGCCAG GTGGTGGAGTTGCCCTTTTATATGCCACCAAGGAGCTCGACAAGATTAGCGCAGCAAATGAGGATGAAAAGATAGGAATTCAAATTATCAAGAATGCTTTGAAG GCTCCCTTGAAGACCATAGCTGCAAATGCTGGTGTTGATGGGGCCATGGTCACTGGGAAGTTAATTGAACAAGAGGATCTTAGTTTGGGCTATGACGCAACCAGAG GGGAGTATGTTGACATGATTAAGGCTGGCATCATCGATCCTGTGAAAGTTATCCGTACTGCACTTCAAGATGCTGCAAG TGTTTCGTTGCTGATGACAACCACAGAGGCTGCAATTGCTGAGCTCCCGGCGACAAAAGCCAGAATAGCCAGCCGTATGCCGCAAATGAGCGGGATGGATTTTTGA